A DNA window from Paraburkholderia sp. IMGN_8 contains the following coding sequences:
- a CDS encoding FAD-binding oxidoreductase, translating to MTDKNPAPLCATLDALRAALGDDAVRVGEQIGERAMTDWTRHDPTRPAALVLPRSTEEVSRALAICHAAHQPVVPQGGMTGLAGGAIARAADIALSLERLSGIEEIDVASATLTVRAGTTLQTAQEAAAEAGFELALDLGARGSCQIGGNLATNAGGNRVIQSGTARDQVLGLEVVLANGDVLTSLGKMVKNNTGYDLKHWFIGSEGTLGVITRAVLRLHPPRTARHTALVALDDYDAAVNLLRRLSTRFGNDIGAFEIMWPDFYDFGVKLTGARSPFADVHPLYALIEHASFDVRDDGERFSAALTEALDAQVMRDAVIAQSVADVRALWAIRECTAEFPVRLDAINFDVSLPIGEIGAFVDRCRAALDQRWPGNESYFFGHIGDSNLHVTVDGHSIPGVEHHAVYAFVYEMLGPLNGSVSAEHGIGLLKREFLPISRSPAELAAMAAIKHALDPHGILNPGKLF from the coding sequence ATGACAGATAAAAACCCAGCACCGCTTTGCGCGACGCTCGACGCGTTGCGCGCCGCGCTAGGTGACGACGCGGTGCGAGTCGGCGAGCAGATCGGCGAACGCGCGATGACCGACTGGACGCGCCACGATCCGACGCGCCCCGCAGCGCTCGTCTTGCCGCGCAGCACGGAAGAGGTCTCGCGCGCGCTGGCCATCTGCCACGCAGCGCATCAACCCGTGGTGCCGCAGGGCGGCATGACCGGCCTCGCCGGCGGCGCGATCGCACGCGCCGCCGATATCGCGCTGTCGCTCGAACGTTTAAGCGGTATCGAAGAAATCGATGTCGCCTCGGCCACGCTGACGGTGCGCGCCGGCACCACCTTGCAAACCGCGCAGGAAGCCGCCGCGGAGGCGGGCTTCGAACTCGCGCTCGATCTGGGCGCGCGCGGCTCGTGCCAGATCGGCGGCAATCTGGCCACCAACGCGGGCGGCAATCGCGTGATCCAGTCGGGCACCGCGCGCGATCAGGTGCTCGGGCTGGAAGTCGTGCTGGCGAACGGCGACGTGCTGACGTCGTTGGGCAAGATGGTCAAGAACAACACCGGCTACGACCTGAAACACTGGTTCATCGGTTCGGAAGGCACACTTGGCGTAATTACTCGCGCGGTGTTGCGGCTGCATCCACCACGCACGGCGCGGCACACGGCGCTGGTCGCACTCGACGATTACGATGCCGCGGTGAACCTGCTGCGCCGCTTGTCGACGCGCTTTGGCAACGACATCGGCGCGTTCGAGATCATGTGGCCGGATTTCTACGATTTCGGCGTGAAGCTGACGGGCGCGCGTTCGCCGTTCGCAGACGTACACCCGCTTTATGCACTGATCGAACACGCGAGCTTCGACGTTAGAGACGACGGCGAACGCTTCTCCGCCGCGCTGACCGAAGCGCTCGACGCGCAGGTGATGCGCGACGCCGTGATCGCGCAATCGGTCGCCGACGTACGGGCCTTATGGGCGATTCGCGAATGCACCGCGGAGTTTCCGGTGCGGCTGGACGCGATCAACTTCGATGTGAGCTTGCCGATCGGCGAGATCGGCGCATTCGTCGACCGTTGCCGCGCGGCGCTCGATCAGCGCTGGCCGGGCAACGAATCGTATTTCTTCGGCCATATCGGCGATTCGAATCTGCATGTCACTGTCGACGGCCATTCGATACCGGGCGTCGAGCATCACGCGGTCTATGCGTTCGTCTACGAGATGCTCGGGCCGCTCAATGGTTCGGTGTCGGCGGAACACGGGATCGGTTTGCTCAAGCGTGAGTTCTTGCCGATCTCGCGTTCGCCCGCCGAGCTGGCCGCAATGGCCGCGATCAAACATGCACTGGACCCGCACGGTATCCTGAATCCGGGCAAGCTGTTCTGA
- a CDS encoding 2-oxoglutarate and iron-dependent oxygenase domain-containing protein, which translates to MPVTRIPIIDLAGVRAGDPQALQRVAHEIREACTTIGFFYIVNHGVPQASIDAAEQAARTFFAFPVETKRRAAVNQRHRGFNALGDATMYQAKRPDYKEFFSIGLELPEDDPDVLAGQALRGPNNWPDFMPELRPALYGYYEAVATCGADLLRAVAVSLGVGEHFFAPRYTKRMQRTQMVYYPPQPPQSDADQFGVAPHTDYGCITLLWQDQVGGLQVREIANDTWVEAPPIEGSFVVNVGDLLARWTNDRFRSTLHRVINASGRERYSIATFYDPTYGATVDPRELGTSDADLKYQPVAAGDYILGRINDSMGYRKKAAQEPTA; encoded by the coding sequence ATGCCCGTGACCCGTATTCCGATCATCGACCTCGCCGGCGTTCGCGCCGGCGATCCGCAAGCTTTGCAGCGCGTGGCCCATGAAATCCGCGAAGCGTGCACGACGATCGGCTTTTTCTACATCGTCAATCACGGCGTGCCGCAAGCTTCGATCGATGCGGCCGAGCAGGCGGCGCGCACATTCTTCGCGTTTCCTGTAGAGACCAAGCGGCGTGCGGCGGTGAATCAAAGGCATCGCGGTTTCAACGCGCTCGGCGACGCGACCATGTATCAGGCGAAGCGTCCCGACTACAAGGAGTTCTTCAGCATCGGGCTGGAGTTGCCGGAGGACGATCCCGATGTGCTCGCCGGCCAGGCGCTGCGCGGGCCGAACAACTGGCCGGACTTCATGCCTGAATTGCGTCCCGCGCTCTATGGCTATTACGAAGCGGTGGCGACATGCGGCGCCGATCTGCTGCGGGCGGTGGCGGTGAGCCTGGGCGTCGGCGAGCATTTCTTCGCGCCACGCTACACGAAGCGGATGCAGCGCACGCAGATGGTCTACTATCCGCCGCAGCCGCCCCAATCGGACGCCGATCAGTTCGGCGTCGCGCCGCATACCGACTACGGCTGCATCACGTTGTTGTGGCAGGATCAGGTGGGCGGCTTGCAGGTGCGCGAAATCGCCAACGATACGTGGGTCGAGGCGCCGCCGATCGAAGGCAGCTTCGTGGTGAACGTCGGCGATCTGCTGGCGCGCTGGACCAACGACCGGTTCCGCTCGACGCTGCATCGCGTGATCAATGCATCGGGGCGCGAGCGCTATTCGATCGCGACGTTCTATGATCCGACTTACGGCGCGACGGTCGATCCGCGCGAACTCGGTACGAGCGACGCCGACCTCAAGTATCAACCGGTCGCCGCGGGCGACTACATCCTCGGACGCATCAACGATTCGATGGGTTATCGGAAGAAGGCAGCACAGGAACCGACTGCATGA
- a CDS encoding alpha/beta fold hydrolase, giving the protein MNRLSSAMTALQPHYEVVVVGSGYGGSIAASRMARAGRQVCVLERGREFMAGEFPRTPLEGAAQVQYNTSLAQIGSPLALLEVHVNSEVNAVVGCGLGGTSLINANVALEADPRLWDDPRWPAALRGDKAGRDTGYKLAREMLQPSPVPDDYPQLPKLQALEQSAQALGMQDRFYRPPITVTFKTGKNAAGVDQNRCVGCGDCNSGCNYDAKNSTHMNYLPDAVAHGAQIFTGAAVHSVVRDKDTQKWIVNYQLVSLGRESYGAPDLFISADIVIVAAGTIGSTALLLRSSKAGLPVSKQLGEHFTGNGDVLAFAYNTNQVINGVGWGAHTAGEIAPVGPTITGIIDHRNTEDVKDGFVIEEGSLAGPIGVAMIGVLGGAAPLEGVDIPAPRPADEPLGAPARVIESLLRGPYHGALNHSQTYLVMAHDDESGQIRVDEKGSPRIHWPNAGKQPIFETVEKTLIDSTAPLGGEFLRNPISADMAGNRVVTVHPLGGCGMGEDAEHGVVDHAGRVFSGNAGKAVHEGLYVMDGAVMPMSLGVNPLLTISALAERNCALLAASHDWHIDYESKGDAATPPPRAIGLRFTETMVGTYTPTVAGGAVATSPIQFTLTVESDDLADMLNNPQHEARTAGTLTCPALSAQPMTIADGTFNLFVVDQSDVDQRDMNYRMTLNATEGKTYYLTGRKIITRTSPINLWEQTNTLYAEIRESPQADAPALGKATLIITPENFLKQQRTLEVTNAPDLKTRLEWTLKFGKFFAGVLFTEYGGVAAPLQFFDSKMSPRLKRALRAPAPQVFFFDTPDKTQLRLTRYVDSANKAARPLLLIHGSGVSSRIYSTDLVATNLVEYLCAAGYDVWLVDLRVSIEMPSVLVPTNVDKVAREDIPAAVAKVRELTGAPKIQVLGHCMGGLALSMSLLYGLEGVRSAVISQVSAHPVPGTLERIKCGLHIPDIMEHLGVLDLTAYTQHEKWPHNLLDEALKFYPLNHKQGCGNPICHRATFLYGLLYEHEQLSETLHSNLQELLGVHDVEVFKHLAAMVRAGKVVDAAGKDVYLGGMNGMKGLEGMRLPIGFIHGDKNETYLPKSTQITYDILVERFPEQPYERHVIPGYGHIDCIFGKNAAVDVYPVIARYLDAH; this is encoded by the coding sequence ATGAATCGCTTATCGAGCGCCATGACGGCGCTGCAGCCGCATTACGAAGTCGTGGTCGTGGGTTCGGGTTATGGCGGCTCGATTGCCGCCAGCCGCATGGCGCGCGCCGGGCGTCAGGTGTGCGTGCTGGAGCGCGGGCGGGAATTCATGGCCGGCGAATTTCCGCGCACGCCGCTCGAAGGCGCCGCGCAGGTGCAATACAACACCAGTCTCGCGCAGATCGGCTCGCCGCTCGCGCTGCTCGAAGTGCACGTGAATTCCGAGGTGAATGCGGTGGTTGGCTGCGGGCTGGGCGGCACTTCGCTGATCAACGCGAACGTCGCGCTCGAAGCCGATCCGCGTCTGTGGGACGATCCGCGCTGGCCGGCCGCGCTGCGCGGCGACAAGGCGGGTCGCGACACCGGCTACAAGCTTGCCCGCGAGATGCTGCAGCCGTCGCCGGTGCCCGACGATTATCCGCAGCTACCGAAACTGCAGGCGCTCGAACAATCGGCGCAAGCGCTCGGTATGCAGGACCGCTTCTACCGGCCGCCGATCACCGTTACCTTCAAGACCGGCAAGAACGCAGCGGGCGTCGATCAGAACCGCTGCGTCGGCTGCGGCGATTGCAATTCCGGCTGCAACTACGACGCGAAGAATTCGACCCACATGAACTATCTGCCCGATGCGGTCGCGCACGGCGCACAGATTTTCACGGGCGCTGCGGTGCATTCGGTGGTGCGCGACAAAGACACGCAGAAATGGATCGTGAACTATCAACTGGTCAGTCTCGGCCGCGAAAGCTATGGCGCGCCCGATCTGTTCATCAGCGCCGATATCGTGATCGTGGCGGCCGGCACCATCGGTTCCACGGCGCTCCTGCTGCGCTCCAGCAAGGCCGGGCTGCCGGTGTCGAAACAACTCGGCGAACACTTCACCGGTAACGGCGACGTACTCGCCTTCGCCTACAACACCAACCAGGTGATCAACGGCGTCGGCTGGGGCGCGCACACGGCGGGCGAGATTGCGCCAGTCGGGCCGACCATCACCGGCATCATCGACCATCGCAACACTGAAGACGTAAAAGACGGCTTCGTGATCGAAGAAGGCTCGCTCGCCGGACCGATCGGTGTGGCGATGATCGGCGTGCTCGGCGGCGCCGCGCCGCTCGAAGGCGTGGACATTCCCGCGCCGCGGCCAGCGGACGAACCGCTCGGCGCGCCCGCGCGCGTGATCGAGAGTCTCCTGCGCGGGCCCTACCACGGCGCGCTCAACCACTCGCAAACTTACCTCGTGATGGCGCATGACGACGAGAGCGGCCAGATTCGCGTGGATGAAAAAGGCAGTCCGCGCATCCATTGGCCGAACGCCGGCAAGCAACCGATCTTCGAGACGGTCGAAAAGACGCTCATCGACTCGACAGCCCCGCTCGGCGGCGAATTCCTGCGCAATCCGATTTCCGCCGATATGGCCGGCAACCGCGTCGTCACCGTGCATCCGCTCGGCGGTTGCGGGATGGGCGAAGACGCGGAGCACGGCGTGGTCGATCACGCGGGCCGCGTGTTCAGCGGCAACGCGGGCAAGGCGGTGCACGAAGGCCTGTATGTGATGGACGGCGCGGTGATGCCGATGTCGCTCGGGGTCAATCCGCTGCTGACGATCTCGGCGCTTGCCGAGCGCAATTGCGCGTTGCTCGCGGCGTCGCACGACTGGCACATCGACTATGAGTCCAAGGGGGATGCCGCCACGCCGCCGCCCAGGGCAATCGGTTTGCGTTTCACTGAAACGATGGTCGGCACGTATACGCCGACGGTCGCGGGCGGCGCAGTTGCTACGAGCCCGATCCAGTTCACGTTGACCGTCGAATCGGACGATCTGGCCGACATGCTGAACAATCCGCAACACGAGGCGCGCACGGCCGGCACGCTGACCTGCCCCGCGCTTTCCGCGCAACCCATGACGATCGCCGACGGCACATTCAACCTTTTTGTCGTCGATCAATCGGACGTGGATCAGCGTGACATGAACTATCGCATGACGCTCAATGCCACCGAAGGCAAGACGTACTACCTGACTGGGCGAAAGATCATCACGCGCACGTCGCCGATCAATCTGTGGGAACAGACCAACACGTTATACGCCGAGATTCGCGAGTCGCCGCAAGCCGATGCGCCGGCGCTCGGCAAAGCGACGCTGATCATCACGCCGGAGAACTTCCTCAAACAGCAGCGCACGCTGGAAGTCACGAACGCACCTGACCTGAAGACCCGCCTCGAATGGACCTTGAAGTTCGGCAAGTTTTTCGCGGGCGTGCTGTTTACCGAATACGGCGGTGTGGCCGCGCCCCTGCAGTTTTTTGACTCGAAGATGTCACCGCGTTTGAAGCGGGCACTGCGCGCGCCGGCGCCGCAAGTCTTCTTTTTCGACACGCCTGACAAGACGCAACTGCGGCTCACGCGCTACGTCGACAGCGCCAACAAAGCGGCGCGTCCGTTGCTGCTGATCCACGGCTCGGGTGTCTCGAGCCGGATCTATTCCACCGATCTGGTCGCGACCAACCTGGTGGAATATCTCTGCGCGGCCGGCTACGACGTGTGGCTCGTCGATCTGCGCGTCAGCATCGAAATGCCGAGCGTGCTGGTGCCGACCAACGTGGACAAGGTCGCTCGCGAGGACATTCCGGCCGCCGTCGCGAAAGTGCGCGAGTTGACCGGCGCGCCAAAAATTCAGGTGCTGGGCCACTGCATGGGTGGGCTGGCATTGAGCATGTCGTTGCTGTACGGCCTCGAGGGCGTGCGCTCGGCGGTCATCTCGCAAGTATCGGCGCATCCGGTGCCGGGCACGCTGGAACGCATCAAGTGCGGCCTGCATATACCTGACATCATGGAGCATCTCGGCGTGCTCGACCTGACCGCGTATACGCAGCACGAGAAGTGGCCCCACAACCTGCTCGATGAAGCGTTGAAGTTCTACCCGCTCAATCATAAACAGGGCTGCGGCAATCCCATCTGTCATCGTGCGACCTTCCTTTACGGCTTGCTATACGAACACGAACAGTTGAGCGAGACGCTTCATTCGAATCTGCAGGAACTGCTCGGCGTGCATGACGTCGAGGTGTTCAAGCATCTGGCCGCCATGGTGCGGGCGGGCAAGGTTGTCGACGCCGCCGGGAAAGACGTCTACCTCGGGGGGATGAACGGCATGAAGGGACTCGAGGGCATGCGCCTGCCGATCGGTTTCATCCATGGCGATAAAAACGAAACCTATTTGCCGAAAAGCACCCAGATTACCTATGACATTCTGGTCGAGCGTTTCCCTGAGCAGCCGTATGAGCGGCATGTGATTCCCGGCTACGGGCACATCGACTGCATATTCGGCAAGAACGCGGCAGTGGATGTTTATCCGGTGATCGCGAGGTATCTGGATGCGCATTGA
- a CDS encoding amino acid ABC transporter permease → MQKFDPTVITHNLQPIAAGLATTLGTWIAGVAIGILIGFLIAVLQLFCGRWVRGALRFYIEAFRGTPFLVQLFLLYYGGPSIGLTLEPMTAGVLGLGLYGSAYFAEAFRSGFQSVPPGHLEAASCLGLTRWQAVLRIQVPQMLVLIVPALTNLIIVLSKETAVLSIVTVPELTFVLTGIGSATFAFVETLLALCVCYLALVELTSRAGMWAEARIARFMA, encoded by the coding sequence ATGCAAAAGTTCGACCCCACCGTCATCACGCACAATCTTCAACCGATCGCCGCCGGTCTCGCGACGACGCTCGGCACGTGGATCGCGGGCGTCGCGATCGGCATTCTGATCGGCTTTCTGATCGCCGTGCTGCAACTCTTTTGCGGACGCTGGGTGCGCGGCGCGCTACGCTTCTATATTGAAGCATTTCGCGGCACGCCGTTTCTGGTGCAACTGTTTTTGCTGTACTACGGCGGCCCTTCAATCGGTCTCACGCTCGAACCGATGACGGCCGGCGTGCTCGGCCTCGGCCTGTACGGCAGCGCGTATTTCGCCGAAGCATTCCGCTCCGGTTTCCAATCGGTGCCGCCGGGACATCTCGAGGCGGCGTCCTGCCTCGGACTCACGCGCTGGCAAGCCGTACTGCGCATCCAGGTGCCGCAAATGCTGGTGCTGATCGTGCCGGCGCTGACCAATCTGATTATCGTGCTGAGCAAGGAAACCGCGGTGCTGTCGATCGTCACCGTGCCCGAGCTCACGTTCGTGCTGACCGGCATCGGCTCGGCTACCTTCGCTTTCGTCGAAACGCTGCTGGCGCTGTGCGTGTGCTATCTGGCGCTGGTCGAGCTGACTTCGCGCGCCGGCATGTGGGCCGAAGCCCGCATCGCGCGCTTCATGGCATGA
- a CDS encoding transporter substrate-binding domain-containing protein: protein MSILAGWKCRLVMLALCAASVSAHAEDQLAKVKKAGELVVGTEMQFAPFDFLENGQQAGFNKDLFAEVGKEMGVKVRFIDLPWPSVLPGLEAGKFDMVGGPLTVTKARMERYTYTLPIADATDALLKRANDTSVKQSSDIAGKTVGAGKGSAQLDQLKSYAATLPKPPEIREYVDNNQAYADLAAGRIAAVANSMTNIAYVAKQRPETFAVVQPPFGAKVYFAYCLRKDADSKPLADAFNAALVKMHNDGRLATLQKKWFGVAMDAPTTMPTPNY, encoded by the coding sequence ATGAGCATCCTTGCAGGCTGGAAGTGTCGTTTGGTCATGCTGGCGTTGTGCGCGGCAAGCGTCAGCGCCCACGCGGAAGACCAGCTCGCCAAAGTGAAGAAAGCCGGCGAACTGGTCGTCGGCACCGAGATGCAATTCGCGCCCTTCGACTTCCTCGAAAACGGCCAGCAAGCGGGCTTCAACAAGGATCTGTTCGCCGAGGTCGGCAAGGAAATGGGCGTGAAGGTGCGCTTCATCGACTTGCCGTGGCCGAGCGTGCTGCCGGGTCTCGAAGCGGGCAAGTTCGATATGGTCGGCGGCCCGCTGACGGTGACGAAGGCGCGCATGGAGCGCTACACATACACGCTGCCAATCGCGGACGCCACCGACGCGCTGCTCAAGCGCGCGAACGATACGTCGGTCAAGCAATCGTCGGACATCGCCGGCAAGACGGTCGGCGCGGGCAAAGGCTCGGCGCAACTCGACCAGCTGAAGAGCTACGCCGCCACCTTGCCGAAGCCGCCTGAAATCCGCGAATACGTTGACAACAATCAGGCCTATGCCGATCTGGCCGCCGGCCGCATTGCGGCAGTCGCGAACTCGATGACCAACATCGCCTATGTCGCCAAGCAGCGTCCGGAAACTTTCGCGGTCGTGCAGCCGCCGTTCGGCGCGAAAGTGTACTTTGCCTACTGCCTGCGTAAAGACGCTGACAGTAAACCGCTTGCCGATGCCTTCAACGCCGCGCTCGTGAAAATGCACAACGACGGACGTCTCGCGACCTTGCAGAAGAAATGGTTCGGCGTCGCGATGGATGCACCAACCACGATGCCCACGCCGAACTATTGA
- a CDS encoding amino acid ABC transporter permease — protein MFSTTVFAQGLPLLLHAALATIGISLTGLVIGFFVAIGVCAARLSANRAARMFGGAYVFFFRGVPMLVQLLLVYYLLPFAGINVSPVVAAISAVSLCSASYIAEILRGGFLSIPPGHIEAARMLGLSPFDMLRRILVPQAFRLTLPSLVNEMVLLIKASSLISVVGVAELTRTAQNIAASTYRPLEAYLAAGLIYFVICGALALVAHAAEYRLQHA, from the coding sequence ATGTTCAGCACAACCGTCTTCGCCCAGGGCTTGCCGCTGCTATTGCACGCGGCGCTCGCCACCATCGGCATTTCGCTGACGGGCCTCGTGATCGGCTTCTTCGTCGCGATCGGCGTGTGCGCGGCGCGGCTTTCCGCGAACCGCGCGGCGCGCATGTTCGGCGGCGCCTACGTGTTCTTCTTTCGCGGCGTGCCGATGCTGGTGCAACTGCTGCTTGTGTATTACCTGCTGCCGTTCGCCGGGATCAATGTGTCGCCGGTCGTCGCGGCGATCAGCGCCGTGTCGCTATGTTCCGCGTCATACATCGCCGAGATTCTGCGCGGCGGTTTTCTCAGCATCCCGCCGGGTCATATCGAAGCCGCTCGCATGCTGGGGCTTTCACCGTTCGATATGCTGCGGCGGATTCTGGTCCCGCAGGCGTTTCGTCTGACGCTGCCGTCGCTCGTCAATGAAATGGTGCTGCTGATCAAGGCTTCGTCGTTGATCTCGGTGGTGGGTGTGGCCGAGTTGACCCGCACCGCGCAGAACATCGCGGCCAGTACTTATCGACCGCTCGAAGCGTACCTTGCTGCGGGGCTGATTTACTTCGTGATCTGCGGTGCGCTCGCGCTCGTTGCGCATGCCGCCGAATATCGTTTGCAGCACGCCTGA
- a CDS encoding hybrid sensor histidine kinase/response regulator → MRADPMQHAIDEDLVRVLYAQDPIAFFSHWFSIAVLVAIYWPKPPSPTLFIACFGFYAAANCAGLALWICNRRYPNLVSPRAWINLHALRGMLLYSAPGVAVWFAFQSPQTDLPLLHTVMMVTLAAGVFMANGFDLLNFSTSIPFLLLPSIVLHFGSHTFDRTILAIVLAFFFCAINVYALSYRKLFQRVVHARVDQQYLAESLAAQKRVAEEASLAKTRFFAAASHDLRQPLHAIGLLAASLNDAAATPVQHARTAEHIVYNVEALNQLFNQVLDLARLESGVTQVLRLHFRLSELFERVGSQYRPQAAAKGLALRIAPTTMVVHDDPVLLERVLSNLLSNAVRYTEEGAIWMGLRRSGQPSGGYIEVRDSGIGIPPEEHERIFEEFYQVANPQRDARQGHGLGLPTVKRLVGLLGGELQVRSAPGRGSVFRFPVRAGEAGGIVASLNEAVAGGPSAQGRRVLCIDDDPSILEGIASLLARWGCSVRGARDEADALRALGDGFVPDAVLCDYQLANHRTGAQALTAVRNVLAHGGHEGVVTLLITGDMASAELAALALQGIPVLHKPVTPARLRRTLEMLWQQAELDKGRAAATIERRAGEPQRSQSGTRSETRSETRGETRSETRSESESQTQNQTQSQSQSESQK, encoded by the coding sequence ATGCGGGCCGACCCTATGCAGCATGCGATCGACGAAGACCTGGTGCGGGTGCTGTACGCCCAGGACCCGATCGCGTTCTTTTCGCACTGGTTTTCGATCGCCGTTCTGGTGGCGATCTACTGGCCGAAGCCACCGTCGCCGACGCTGTTCATCGCGTGCTTCGGGTTCTATGCCGCGGCCAATTGCGCCGGCCTCGCGCTGTGGATCTGCAATCGCCGCTATCCGAACCTCGTGAGCCCGCGCGCGTGGATCAATCTGCATGCATTGCGCGGCATGCTGCTGTACAGCGCGCCGGGCGTCGCGGTCTGGTTCGCGTTCCAGAGCCCGCAAACCGACTTGCCGCTGCTGCATACCGTGATGATGGTCACGTTGGCGGCGGGCGTGTTCATGGCGAACGGCTTCGATCTGCTGAACTTTTCGACCTCGATTCCCTTCCTGCTGTTGCCGTCGATCGTGTTGCATTTCGGCTCGCATACGTTCGACCGCACGATTCTCGCGATCGTCCTCGCGTTTTTCTTCTGTGCGATCAACGTCTATGCGTTGAGTTATCGCAAGCTGTTCCAGCGTGTCGTGCACGCGCGGGTGGATCAGCAATATCTGGCGGAGTCGCTGGCCGCGCAAAAGCGTGTCGCCGAAGAAGCCAGTCTCGCCAAGACGCGTTTTTTTGCCGCCGCGAGCCACGATTTGCGCCAGCCGCTGCACGCGATCGGTCTGCTGGCGGCCTCGCTCAACGATGCGGCGGCGACGCCCGTGCAGCACGCGAGGACCGCCGAGCACATCGTCTATAACGTCGAGGCGCTGAACCAGTTGTTCAATCAGGTGCTCGATCTGGCCCGGCTCGAAAGCGGCGTGACCCAGGTGCTTCGTCTGCATTTCCGGCTCTCCGAACTGTTCGAGCGGGTCGGCAGCCAGTATCGGCCACAGGCGGCGGCCAAAGGGCTGGCGCTGCGGATCGCGCCGACCACGATGGTGGTGCACGACGATCCGGTGCTGCTCGAACGCGTGTTGAGCAATCTGCTCTCGAATGCGGTGCGCTATACCGAGGAAGGCGCGATCTGGATGGGCTTGCGCCGCTCGGGGCAGCCTTCGGGCGGCTATATCGAGGTGCGCGATTCGGGCATCGGCATCCCGCCCGAAGAACATGAGCGCATTTTCGAGGAGTTCTATCAGGTGGCCAATCCACAGCGCGACGCGCGCCAGGGGCACGGCCTGGGATTGCCGACGGTGAAGCGGCTGGTCGGTTTGCTCGGCGGCGAATTGCAGGTGCGCTCGGCGCCGGGCCGTGGCTCGGTGTTCCGCTTTCCCGTGCGGGCGGGCGAGGCCGGCGGGATTGTCGCGAGCCTGAACGAAGCGGTGGCGGGCGGCCCATCGGCGCAAGGGCGGCGCGTGCTGTGCATCGACGACGACCCGTCGATTCTCGAAGGCATCGCCAGTCTGCTGGCGCGCTGGGGTTGCAGCGTGCGCGGCGCACGCGACGAAGCCGACGCGCTCAGGGCGCTTGGCGACGGCTTCGTGCCGGATGCCGTGTTATGCGATTACCAGTTGGCGAACCATCGGACCGGCGCGCAGGCGCTCACGGCAGTGCGCAATGTGCTCGCGCATGGCGGTCACGAAGGCGTGGTGACGCTGCTGATCACCGGCGATATGGCGTCGGCGGAACTTGCGGCGCTGGCCTTGCAGGGGATTCCGGTGCTGCACAAGCCGGTCACGCCGGCGCGCTTGCGGCGCACGCTGGAAATGCTGTGGCAACAGGCCGAACTGGATAAGGGGCGGGCGGCGGCCACCATAGAGCGGCGCGCCGGCGAACCGCAGAGATCGCAGAGCGGAACGAGGAGCGAAACGAGGAGCGAAACGAGGGGCGAAACGAGGAGCGAAACGAGGAGCGAGTCGGAAAGCCAGACGCAGAATCAGACGCAGAGCCAATCCCAGAGCGAGTCGCAAAAGTAG
- a CDS encoding amino acid ABC transporter ATP-binding protein, producing the protein MNAIADMPSSASTAAADTPPGTPLIEVRDLRKRFGEVEVLRGVDLEIARSEVVCIIGPSGSGKSTLLRCLAALETYDQGDVRIEGELLGYSERNGKRMRASQGEINRVRRNVGMVFQQFNLWPHMTALGNVMEALLRVRHLSRDEARRRANAMLETVGLAHKGDAYPSKLSGGQQQRVAIARALAMEPHIMLFDEPTSALDPELVGEVLQVMKQLARDGMTMAVVTHEMGFAAQVADKVMFIDQGRIAVQGKPREVFHDAGQPRLRQFLQNYFDRNAFWARGPDEAEPV; encoded by the coding sequence ATGAACGCCATCGCCGACATGCCCTCCTCCGCGTCCACCGCTGCCGCCGATACGCCACCCGGCACGCCGCTGATCGAAGTGCGCGACTTGCGCAAACGCTTTGGCGAAGTCGAAGTGCTGCGCGGTGTGGATCTCGAGATCGCCCGTTCCGAAGTGGTCTGCATTATCGGACCGTCGGGCTCGGGTAAGAGTACGCTGCTGCGCTGCCTCGCCGCGCTCGAAACCTACGATCAGGGCGACGTGCGCATCGAAGGCGAACTGCTCGGCTATAGCGAGCGCAACGGCAAACGCATGCGGGCGTCGCAAGGCGAAATCAATCGCGTGCGGCGCAACGTCGGCATGGTGTTTCAACAGTTCAATCTATGGCCGCACATGACGGCGCTCGGCAACGTGATGGAAGCGCTGCTGCGCGTGCGTCATCTATCGCGCGACGAAGCGCGCCGCCGCGCCAACGCGATGCTGGAAACGGTCGGCCTCGCGCACAAGGGCGATGCGTATCCTTCGAAACTCTCGGGTGGCCAGCAGCAGCGCGTCGCGATTGCACGCGCGCTGGCGATGGAGCCGCACATCATGCTGTTCGACGAGCCGACCTCGGCGCTCGATCCGGAACTGGTCGGCGAAGTGCTGCAAGTGATGAAACAACTCGCGCGCGACGGCATGACGATGGCGGTGGTGACACACGAAATGGGCTTTGCCGCGCAAGTCGCCGACAAGGTCATGTTCATCGACCAGGGGCGCATCGCCGTCCAGGGAAAGCCGCGCGAAGTCTTTCACGATGCCGGGCAGCCGCGCTTGCGGCAGTTCCTGCAAAACTACTTCGACCGCAACGCCTTCTGGGCGCGCGGTCCCGACGAGGCGGAGCCGGTATGA